The following nucleotide sequence is from Brachyspira suanatina.
TATTGAAACCCATTAAAAATAATTATGCAATAGCTCAAGTAATGGATATTCTTTGCAGGTGTATCTGTTGACTAAGAAAGGCTTATTATTAATTATAATTAGCTAGAACGAAAAAAACCCTATGCGGGTAAGCGACGAGTAAACTGCGTTTTATACGTTAAGATGTATATACGTAATTTTACGGAGGCTATTGCAAATATACGCATAGGGGGCTTCATTATGAGCGATAATATTATCGTGTCTTTAAAAAATATCAATGTTTCTTATGATGAAAATTCTATACTAGAAAATCTTAATCTTGACATCAAAGATAAAGAATTTTTAACTCTTTTAGGGCCATCAGGCTGCGGTAAAACAACCATACTTAGAACTATAGCAGGTTTCATAAAGCCTAATTCAGGGGAAGTGCTTTTTGACGGAAAAGTTATTAATGATACTCCGGCTTATAAAAGAGAAGTAAATACTGTATTTCAAAGATATGCTTTGTTTCCGCATTTAAATGTTTTTGAAAATATTGCATTCGGACTTAATCTTAAAAAAGTTCCTAAATCAGAGATTAAAGAAAGAGTTCATCAAATGCTAAAAATGGTGAACTTAGAAAATTACGGAAATAGAAATATTGCCAGACTTTCAGGCGGTCAGCAGCAGAGAGTAGCAATTGCAAGAGCACTTATTAATAAACCTAGAGTTTTGCTTCTTGATGAGCCTTTGGGAGCATTGGATTTGAAACTTAGAAAAGAAATGCAAATAGAGCTTAAGAAAATTCAGCAGTCATTGGAAATTACTTTTGTATATGTTACTCATGACCAAGAAGAGGCACTTACTATGAGCGATACTGTAGCAGTAATGAAAGATGGTGAAATACTTCAGATAGGCACTCCAGAAGATATATACAATGAACCTAAGAATGCATTTATAGCTGACTTTATAGGTGAGAGCAACATTATAGACGGCATTATGCATGATGATTACGTTGTAGAGTTTGCCGGTTATATATTCGATTGTGTGGATAAGGGATTTGAAAAGCTAGAGAAAGTCGATGTTGTTATACGTCCTGAAGATATAATAGTTGTACCTCCTGAAAATGCTAATATATCAGGATTGGTAGAATCTGCTATATTTAAAGGTGTGCATTTTGAGATGATACTTGATGCTCATGGTTATAAATGGATAATACATTCTACAGAAAAATGGGAAGCAGGCACTGAAATAGGAATAGATATTGCTAAAGAAAATATACATATTATGAAAAAAACTATAGAAGAGGTGATAATATGAAAACAAAAATACCAGCAATACCTTATTTAATTTGGACATTAGTTTTTGTATTAGTACCGCTTTTTTTAGTTATATATTTTGCTTTTACCAATCAAAGAGGAGATTTCACTCTAAACAACTTTGCAAATGTTACAGGATTTACTCCTGTTATAATTCGTTCTGTAATACTTGCTTTTATTGCTACATTGATATGTTTGATACTTGCTTATCCTTTGTCATATTATATATCAAGACAGGAAAAAACTGTTCAGAATGCTTTAATAATGCTTGTAATGCTTCCTATGTGGATGAACTTTCTTCTTAGAACTTATGCTTGGATGACAATATTAGAAAATAATGGTCTTATAAATAAAATGTTTATGTTTATGGGACTTTCTCCTGTAAAACTTATAAATACTCAGGCAGCTGTACTAATAGGAATGGTTTATAACTATTTGCCTTTTATGATACTTCCGCTTTATTCTGTTATGACTAAAATACATCAGAGTTTAATAGAAGCCTCTCAGGATTTGGGGGCCAATTCTTTCAATGTATTCAGCAAAGTAATATTTCCATTAAGTTTACCGGGAATGGCTGCTGGAGTTACAATGGTATTCGTGGCTGCTGTAAGTACATTTGTGATTTCGCGTATGCTTGGTGGAGGATCCAATATACTTATAGGCGATTTAATAGAGATGCAATTTTTAGGCATGTCTTATAATCCTAATTTAGGTTCGGCTATAAGTTTGGTATTAATCGTAATATCTTTATGCGCTATCATGCTTATGCAGCAGATAGATGAAGAAGATGAAGATGTTAAGGGTATGTTTCTATAATTAAAAGAGTATTTTAAGGATATGCCGTTATGATAAAGAAAATACTATCAAGAACTTACATTGCTTTTATATTTCTATTTTTATATGCTCCTATAGCTATACTGATTTTTTTCTCTTTTAATAAAGCAAGAGGAAGAGGAGTATTTACCGGTTTTACTTTGCATTGGTATAAAGAATTATTTTCAAATGATTTGATACTTAATTCTTTTTTTAATACTATAATTGTTGCTGCTGTATCTTCAGTATTTGCTACTATACTTGGTACAATGGCTGCTATAGGAATAAACAGTTTCAATAAAAAGATGAAGAATGCTGTTATGGGTATTACTTATGTATCTATAATCAATCCTGAAATAGTAACAGGTATATCTTTAATGCTTTTATTTGTGATAATGAAACTTAAATTCGGATTTACTACTTTGATTTTAGCACATATAACTTTTAATGTACCTTATGTTATATTGAATGTGCTTCCTAAATTAAGACAGCAGGATAATAGTTTATATGAAGCTGCTTTAGATTTAGGATGTACTCCATCAATGGCTTTTTGGAAGGTTGTCATACCGGATATACTTCCTGGAATACTTGCAGGATTTTTAATGGCATTAACATATTCATTAGATGACTTTGTTGTAAGCTATTTTACTACAGGTATTACTTCTCAAACTTTACCTATTACAATATATTCTATGACTAGAAAGAGAGTAAGTCCAGAGATTAATGCTATATCTACTGTTATATTTATAGTTGTGCTTGTAAGTCTCGTTATTATGAATTTAAAAGAGATTAAAAAGGAAAAATATTTGATGCAGTTAAAAAGGAAAATAAATAAACATTAATTAAAAAAATTATTTATAAGGAGAAAATAAAAAATGAAAAAGAAAATTTTTACGATTTTCATATTAATTGCTATAGCAGCAAATGCACAAAAAACTGTTAGTCTTAGTGTATTTGATACTAATTATTATCATAAGTACAAAGGACAAAACTTATCTGTTAATGTTTATAACTGGGGAGAGTATATATCAGATGGTTCTGATGGATCATTAGATGTAAACAAATTATTTGAAGAACTTACTGGAGTAAAAGTTAATTATTCTACTTTTGCTTCTAATGAAGAGATGTATGTAAAGTTGAAAGTAGGTGGTATTCAGTATGATGTTATTATTCCTTCTGATTATATGATAGAAAGACTTATAAGGGAAAATTTAGTAAGAAAATTAAATTACAATAATATCCCTGCTCATACTAACATAGCTAATAGATTTAAGAATCTTCCATTCGATCCTACAGGAGAATATTCTTTAGCTTATACTTGGGGTGTAACTGGAATAATTTATAATAAAACTTTAGTAGAGGAAAGTCCTGAGAATATAGATTGGAAAATACTTTTTGATAAGAAATATAAAGGACAAATACTTATGTATTATAATCCTAGAGATGCTTTTGGAATAGCACAGGCATATTTAGGATATTCTCTTAATACTACTAATGAATCAGAGCTTAGAGAATGTGCAAAACTTTTAAAGAGTCAAAAACCTTTAGTTCAGTCTTATGTAATGGATGAGATGTATGACAAAATGGAAGCTGGAGAGGCTGCTATAGGTGTTTACTATGCTGGAGACTCATTAACTATGATCGATAATAACCCTGATTTAAATTTTGTTATTCCTAAAAAAGGTGCTAATTTATTTGTAGATTCTATATGTATACCTGCTTCTTCAGGATCTCCAGAATTAGGTGAAATGTATATAAACTTCTTATCAGAACCTGAAATAGCTTTAGCTAATATAGAGTTTATAAATTATGCTTCTCCAAATGACGGAGCTATTGCTATAATGAGCACTGAAACTAGAAACAATAAAATAATATATCCTGATAAGGAAACTTTGGATAATTGTGAAGTTTATATAACATTACCTGATGAAACTAATATATTAATGGAAGATTTATGGAATGAAATACTTTCTAATGACACTACATATAAAGGTTGGGTAATACCTGTTGCTTTGGGGGTTATAGTTCTTCTTTGTGTAGTTATTATAGTATTGAAAAAGATGAAAAGAAGAGAAAATTAATATAAAAAATTAATATTTTATTATATATATGAGCCTAGTATATTTTTTAGTATACTAGGCTTTAATATTTATTATTATTTTTTAAATTGTCTTGAAAAAGAGAATAATATATATATAATTTAAATATAATATTTTTAAGGAGCATTCAGATGTTTAAAAGATTGCATGTTATTTTGTTATTATATTTAATACTTTTGTTTTCATATTCCTGTTCTAATTCTGCTTCAAAAAAAACAGGAAATACAGGTAATTTAACTATAATACATATGAACGATACTCATGGAAAAGATGAGGAAGAGAGAGTTGTTAATAGCGATGTAAATCCTCCTGAAACAAATTATATGTACGGAGCTGCTAGAAGAGCTTCATATATAAAGCAAGTTAAAGGAGATAATAACAATGTATTAGTTCTTCATGCAGGTGATACTATTACAGGAAGTGTTTATTCTACAGTATTTCAGGGAAGAGATGAAGTTGATATTATGAATATGATAGGTGTTGATGCTGCTGCTGTTGGAAATCACTTTGTAGATTACGGACTTAGTAATTTTACAGAAATAATGAAAGAGAGAAAATTTCCTACACTTTCTCTAAACATCAAAAATAAGTCAGACAATAGTTATTATGCAACTCCATATATAGTTACAAATGTTAATGGTCTTAATGTGGCAATTATTGGTGTAACAACAACAGATTCTGTTTATAGTCCTAAAAATATAGAGGGTTTAATATTTGAAGAAGAAATTAAATCATTAAAAGATTTCATAAAACAAACTCCTCTTAATACTACTAATGATGTTACAATATTACTTAGTCATGTAGGATATGAAGGCGATAAAAAAATTGCTGAGGCTATACCTAATACTTTTGATATAATAATAGGAGGACATAGTCATACTGAATTAGAAAAAGCTGAAGTTGTTAATGGTACTCCTATAGTACAGGCTGGATCTTACGGACATTATTTAGGACATGTTAATTTAAATGTTAATAATGGAGTAGTGGATAAAAATAATTTAGATTATAAATTGGTAGCAATGGATCAGACTATAGAGCAGGATCAAGATATGCTTGCATTTATTGATGAGATGAAAGGTACAGTGGATAAAGAATTTAATGTAAGAATAGGAACTTTGCCTGTAGAATTAGCTCATGATGGAATAAGATCAAACTCCATGGCTATAGGAAATTTTGCTTGTGATTTAGTAAAAGATTCTTATGAAAATGTTGATATTGTAATGATTAATTCTGGAAATTTAAGATCTGTATTAAAAGCTGGTGATATTACTTTAGGAAATATACAGAATGAATTTGCTCCTTTTAACAATGAAGTTATTATAGTTTCATTGAATGGAAAAGATGTACTTGATATGATTAAACTTTCAGGTGAAAAGAGAGGAAAGGGCGGATTTTTACAATATTCAAAAGGTATGGAAGTAAAATATACTGCAAATGGTGAGTTAGTATCTGCTAAATTAAATGGAGAAGATATAAGCGAATCTAAAGATTATACTGTAATTTTATCAGATTTTGTATTTGACGGCGGAGATGGATATGTTGATGCAGAAAATAATCCTATAGGAAGAAAAGGAAAAAATGCTGTTTATACAGGAAATGATATAAGAGATGCTTTAATATCAAAGATTAAAGAACTTAATAATATATCGACTGATTATATTGACAACAATCCAAGAGTAATATTTGAATAATTATAGTTGATTATTTAAAAGATCAATAGGAGTCTGGCTTAATTAAGCTA
It contains:
- a CDS encoding ABC transporter ATP-binding protein is translated as MSDNIIVSLKNINVSYDENSILENLNLDIKDKEFLTLLGPSGCGKTTILRTIAGFIKPNSGEVLFDGKVINDTPAYKREVNTVFQRYALFPHLNVFENIAFGLNLKKVPKSEIKERVHQMLKMVNLENYGNRNIARLSGGQQQRVAIARALINKPRVLLLDEPLGALDLKLRKEMQIELKKIQQSLEITFVYVTHDQEEALTMSDTVAVMKDGEILQIGTPEDIYNEPKNAFIADFIGESNIIDGIMHDDYVVEFAGYIFDCVDKGFEKLEKVDVVIRPEDIIVVPPENANISGLVESAIFKGVHFEMILDAHGYKWIIHSTEKWEAGTEIGIDIAKENIHIMKKTIEEVII
- a CDS encoding ABC transporter permease translates to MKTKIPAIPYLIWTLVFVLVPLFLVIYFAFTNQRGDFTLNNFANVTGFTPVIIRSVILAFIATLICLILAYPLSYYISRQEKTVQNALIMLVMLPMWMNFLLRTYAWMTILENNGLINKMFMFMGLSPVKLINTQAAVLIGMVYNYLPFMILPLYSVMTKIHQSLIEASQDLGANSFNVFSKVIFPLSLPGMAAGVTMVFVAAVSTFVISRMLGGGSNILIGDLIEMQFLGMSYNPNLGSAISLVLIVISLCAIMLMQQIDEEDEDVKGMFL
- a CDS encoding ABC transporter permease, with protein sequence MIKKILSRTYIAFIFLFLYAPIAILIFFSFNKARGRGVFTGFTLHWYKELFSNDLILNSFFNTIIVAAVSSVFATILGTMAAIGINSFNKKMKNAVMGITYVSIINPEIVTGISLMLLFVIMKLKFGFTTLILAHITFNVPYVILNVLPKLRQQDNSLYEAALDLGCTPSMAFWKVVIPDILPGILAGFLMALTYSLDDFVVSYFTTGITSQTLPITIYSMTRKRVSPEINAISTVIFIVVLVSLVIMNLKEIKKEKYLMQLKRKINKH
- a CDS encoding ABC transporter substrate-binding protein, whose protein sequence is MKKKIFTIFILIAIAANAQKTVSLSVFDTNYYHKYKGQNLSVNVYNWGEYISDGSDGSLDVNKLFEELTGVKVNYSTFASNEEMYVKLKVGGIQYDVIIPSDYMIERLIRENLVRKLNYNNIPAHTNIANRFKNLPFDPTGEYSLAYTWGVTGIIYNKTLVEESPENIDWKILFDKKYKGQILMYYNPRDAFGIAQAYLGYSLNTTNESELRECAKLLKSQKPLVQSYVMDEMYDKMEAGEAAIGVYYAGDSLTMIDNNPDLNFVIPKKGANLFVDSICIPASSGSPELGEMYINFLSEPEIALANIEFINYASPNDGAIAIMSTETRNNKIIYPDKETLDNCEVYITLPDETNILMEDLWNEILSNDTTYKGWVIPVALGVIVLLCVVIIVLKKMKRREN
- a CDS encoding bifunctional metallophosphatase/5'-nucleotidase, with the protein product MFKRLHVILLLYLILLFSYSCSNSASKKTGNTGNLTIIHMNDTHGKDEEERVVNSDVNPPETNYMYGAARRASYIKQVKGDNNNVLVLHAGDTITGSVYSTVFQGRDEVDIMNMIGVDAAAVGNHFVDYGLSNFTEIMKERKFPTLSLNIKNKSDNSYYATPYIVTNVNGLNVAIIGVTTTDSVYSPKNIEGLIFEEEIKSLKDFIKQTPLNTTNDVTILLSHVGYEGDKKIAEAIPNTFDIIIGGHSHTELEKAEVVNGTPIVQAGSYGHYLGHVNLNVNNGVVDKNNLDYKLVAMDQTIEQDQDMLAFIDEMKGTVDKEFNVRIGTLPVELAHDGIRSNSMAIGNFACDLVKDSYENVDIVMINSGNLRSVLKAGDITLGNIQNEFAPFNNEVIIVSLNGKDVLDMIKLSGEKRGKGGFLQYSKGMEVKYTANGELVSAKLNGEDISESKDYTVILSDFVFDGGDGYVDAENNPIGRKGKNAVYTGNDIRDALISKIKELNNISTDYIDNNPRVIFE